Proteins encoded together in one Drosophila albomicans strain 15112-1751.03 chromosome 2R, ASM965048v2, whole genome shotgun sequence window:
- the LOC127566031 gene encoding uncharacterized protein LOC127566031, translated as MEGQAFVHRASAPNLFRNSTSSSISVDDSQNFKGPEKLRGLKRLSAVYFQPRFDHHNLVKGLSSQGVYTKQYYKSSKWDQEYWVHREKNFHDDADLSRHPSYTIKNVAYNVECQLLYMEAKEKYQAQFLKEMQHFIASKRKVSDQYFTKRILAYTTFWPPLHSKKELEIFKTKFFQLTSVQRKRLDYLLNMKLSEI; from the exons ATGGAAGGACAAGCGTTTGTTCACCGAGCGTCGGCGCCAAACTTGTTTAGGAATAGCACAAGTAGTAGTATTTCCGTCGACGACAGCCAAAACTTTAAGGGACCTGAAAAGCTTCGCGGTCTAAAGAGGCTATCTGCAGTGTATTTCCAACCACGATTCGATCATCACAATCTTGTAAAGGGATTATCTAGTCAAGGCGTTTACACAAAGCAATACTATAAAAGTTCAAAATGGGATCAAGAATACTGGGTGCATCGGGAAAAAAATTTTCACGATGATGCCGATTTGAGCCGGCATCCTAGCTATACTATCAAGAATGTTGCTTA TAATGTCGAATGCCAATTACTTTATATGGAAGCAAAGGAAAAGTATCAGGCACAGTTTTTGAAAGAAATGCAACATTTTATAGCTTCAAAACGAAAAGTATCGGATCAATATTTTACAAAGAG AATTCTTGCTTACACCACTTTTTGGCCACCTTTGCACTCCAAAAAAGAATTGGagatttttaaaacaaaattttttcaattgaCTTCTGTTCAAAGAAAACGCTTAgactatttattaaatatgaagtTAAGTGAAATTTAA
- the LOC117575878 gene encoding arrestin domain-containing protein 17 — MVVTCDISFDNNKDGTFYAGQLVTGCVTLKSDKIKEVQAALVKVVGYSITKWSERKMASTNLFAGREEYLSSQTYLLGSEQSNDRHAIQAGVHNYNFACQLPYQCPSSFEGRYGCIRYIVKVLLIRPWKFDQAYTHGITVLKMMDLNTETPQLKRTAHSENYRTFCCGPCKTEPIKMELNLPQAGYVPGQRIPVTVVVINNSNVAVSELRLSLVMLVRYFSLTPEHSRVDRIVISKSKGDSILRQSTRSLTIDMDVPSTPPTCVALCNLIQIAYHLEVEAVIKSLREKQLITMPITIGTFPLAVATENGVVRQQPPRRSGRYELPENELPVVRAISSELRQDSRDIAPPKYIESKHTLRGNINEEELHAFGLNEFAPLYPVYSIPSPAPVISPNSQNIGFVNQSFEK; from the exons ATGGTTGTTACGTGTGATATTAGCTTCGATAATAATAAGGATGGCACATTCTATGCCGGACAGTTGGTTACCGGATGTGTGACCCTAAAATCGGATAAAATCAAGGAGGTGCAAG CTGCACTAGTCAAAGTCGTTGGTTACTCAATTACGAAATGGAGCGAACGGAAGATGGCATCAACAAATCTGTTTGCCGGTCGCGAGGAGTATTTATCATCGCAAACTTATTTATTGGGATCTGAGCAGA gCAACGACAGACATGCCATACAAGCGGGAgtgcataattataattttgcttGCCAGCTGCCCTATCAGTGTCCCTCGTCCTTTGAGGGTCGGTATGGTTGTATTCGATATATAGTCAAGGTGTTATTGATCAGACCCTGGAAATTTGATCAGGCATATACACATGGAATTACAGTTCTTAAAATGATGGATCTAAATACCGAAACGCCTCAGTTAAAG CGTACCGCCCACAGTGAGAACTATCGCACATTCTGCTGTGGACCCTGCAAAACGGAGCCCATTAAAATGGAGCTGAATCTACCACAAGCAGGTTATGTGCCTGGCCAGCGTATTCCTGTGACTGTGGTTGTcattaacaacagcaatgtgGCTGTCTCCGAGTTGCGACTTTCACTCGTCATGTTGGTGAGGTACTTTAGCCTGACGCCAGAACATTCGCGTGTGGATAGAATTGTAATATCCAAGTCCAAAGGTGATTCCATACTGCGACAATCCACGCGATCCCTGACAATCGATATGGACGTCCCCAGCACACCGCCAACATGTGTTGCCCTCTGCAATCTGATACAAATCGCATACCACCTGGAGGTGGAGGCAGTAATCAAGAGCCTACGAGAGAAGCAACTGATAACGATGCCCATCACAATTGGTACCTTTCCTCTCGCCGTAGCTACGGAAAATGGTGTTGTACGACAACAGCCACCAAGGCGTAGTGGACGTTATGAGTTGCCGGAGAATGAGCTGCCTGTTGTGAGAGCAATATCAAGCGAATTGAGACAAGACTCTCGAGATATTG cTCCGCCCAAGTACATAGAGTCAAAGCACACGTTGCGTGGCAATATCAATGAGGAGGAGCTCCATGCCTTTGGCCTCAACGAATTTGCGCCCTTATATCCCGTTTACAGTATTCCCAGTCCAGCGCCTGTTATTTCCCCCAACAGTCAGAATATTGGATTCGTTAACCAAAGCTTTGAGAAATAA
- the LOC117574862 gene encoding arrestin domain-containing protein 3-like, with protein MVVSCEIEFRNNTLGTYYAGQVISGTVVLNVEETVMVQAVILKIRGYASTYWTNCKTDVENKTTTESYSGHEDYIRSKVELLKAERVEVALDPGSHVYNFACQIPAVCPSSFEGTYGRVRYMVTVKLIRPWKFDQIFSRPFTVLKVMDLNREGLFLRTPAHSEDQKTYNCWPCRSEPLRLHLSLPQRGYVPGQTMPVTLLVTNDSHVRLEEIKASLVMMVLYYSQCSVETISERFVVSNKQGEGVTKNSKKEFTFDLHVPATPPTCFDLCRIIQIAYQVEVETKAKGWHINERVHMPVTIGNVPLTRQLVQQQPRPLSVEVEVVAQQLNEKALVLLEDPDSQPPLATHNPWAVDDTIPPPSYAEAMHIVRPVLIKPPRTTPSNRKVVNPSCTQNEEECDFTPLYAVFDITSPIEQLQDQQSTENANGSTWI; from the exons ATGGTTGTAAGCTGTGAAATTGAGTTTAGGAATAATACACTCGGCACTTACTATGCGGGTCAGGTTATTTCAGGGACTGTTGTCCTAAATGTGGAAGAAACAGTGATGGTTCAAG CTGTCATTTTAAAGATAAGAGGCTATGCTTCGACTTATTGGACAAACTGTAAAACAGATGTTGAGAACAAGACAACTACAGAAAGTTATAGTGGCCATGAAGATTACATTAGATCAAAAGTTGAACTGCTGAAAGCTGAAAGAGTTG AAGTCGCTCTTGACCCAGGCAGCCATGTCTATAATTTTGCCTGTCAGATTCCTGCCGTGTGTCCGTCCTCCTTTGAAGGTACCTATGGACGTGTGCGTTATATGGTGACTGTTAAGCTTATTCGTCCTTGGAAATTCGATCAGATATTTTCACGCCCCTTTACCGTACTGAAAGTAATGGACCTAAACCGAGAAGGGCTTTTCCTTCGC ACGCCTGCTCATTCAGAGGACCAGAAAACGTACAATTGTTGGCCATGTCGCTCGGAGCCACTTAGACTACATTTATCACTACCTCAAAGAGGATATGTTCCAGGCCAGACCATGCCAGTGACATTGCTGGTAACCAACGATAGTCACGTGCGCCTGGAAGAAATCAAAGCGAGCTTGGTAATGATGGTGCTTTACTACAGCCAATGCAGTGTGGAAACGATCAGCGAGAGATTTGTGGTTAGCAACAAACAGGGCGAGGGTGTCACAAAGAACTCCAAGAAAGAGTTCACCTTCGACCTTCATGTACCAGCAACACCGCCCACTTGCTTTGACTTGTGTCGCATTATTCAAATTGCCTACCAAGTGGAGGTGGAGACTAAAGCCAAAGGTTGGCACATTAACGAGAGAGTTCACATGCCTGTGACCATTGGGAATGTGCCTCTTACACGACAGCTAgtacaacaacagccacgcccactttctgTCGAGGTTGAGGTCGTAGCACAACAACTGAATGAAAAGGCATTGGTATTGCTGGAAGATCCAGATTCTCAGCCTCCTCTGGCTACTCATAATCCTTGGGCAGTAGATGATACTATAC CGCCGCCAAGCTATGCCGAGGCCATGCACATCGTACGTCCCGTTTTAATAAAGCCTCCTAGGACAACTCCAAGCAATAGAAAGGTGGTCAACCCATCATGCACACAGAATGAGGAGGAATGTGATTTTACTCCGCTTTACGCCGTGTTCGATATAACAAGTCCCATAGAACAACTTCAGGATCAACAGAGCACAGAGAATGCTAATGGCAGCACCTGGATATGA
- the LOC117575877 gene encoding arrestin domain-containing protein 2-like translates to MGVTCVIDFDNNPYGTYFAGQVVTGKVTLKLDKLKLAKAVTLNINGFAETHWTESRGTGKDRTTDTYRGREDYIASQTYLVGSNFSTEVSLEPGVHVYNFTCQIPATCPSSIEGHFGRIRYMTKVSIVRPWKFDQSYTRCFTVLKMMDLNYDSPLLRVPAHCESLKTYCCWPCTSDPLQLQLTLPQTGFVPGQICIVDMLVTNDSHIRVEQLQISLVMMVTYHASHFARTSSKNERIVVTKLMGDPVPNHCKKQFKYSLRLPATPPTCFNLCRIIQIAYQVEVEAKVKGFHRNEVVKVPLTIGSVPLTEHLQMQPRNLQSYPAQTLDVAGLEYSSEIATAPPGSPGIPPPNYEEAVHMRSTLGGKTNEEFEGSAPPNTISLDGSDFSPRYPIFNIPTAPMDVTDNNNENFNSDSNANKGTWL, encoded by the exons ATGGGTGTCACTTGCGTAATTGACTTCGATAACAATCCCTATGGCACATACTTTGCTGGCCAAGTGGTAACCGGCAAAGTTACATTGAAATTGGACAAATTGAAACTGGCTAAAg CTGTTACTTTAAACATTAATGGATTTGCTGAAACACATTGGACAGAATCAAGGGGCACTGGTAAAGATAGAACTACCGATACATATCGAGGACGCGAGGACTACATAGCATCCCAGACTTACCTAGTGGGTTCTAATTTTAGTA CGGAAGTTTCCCTTGAGCCCGGTGTCCACGTCTATAACTTTACTTGTCAGATTCCCGCCACTTGTCCCTCTTCCATCGAGGGACACTTTGGCAGAATTCGCTATATGACAAAAGTGTCTATTGTGCGGCCGTGGAAATTTGATCAATCTTACACACGATGCTTTACGGTACTCAAAATGATGGATTTGAACTACGACAGTCCACTACTAAGG GTACCCGCTCATTGCGAGAGCCTTAAGACCTATTGTTGTTGGCCCTGTACATCGGATCCGCTACAACTGCAATTAACGCTGCCTCAGACTGGCTTCGTGCCTGGTCAGATTTGTATTGTTGACATGCTGGTCACCAATGACAGTCACATACGTGTGGAGCAGCTACAGATCAGTCTGGTAATGATGGTTACTTACCATGCCTCGCATTTTGCGAGAACCTCCTCCAAAAATGAGCGAATTGTCGTCACCAAACTAATGGGCGATCCCGTTCCTAATCATTGcaagaaacaatttaaatactctCTGCGTCTGCCCGCTACGCCACCAACTTGCTTTAATCTTTGCCGCATTATTCAGATTGCATATCAAGTTGAGGTGGAGGCCAAAGTGAAGGGTTTTCATAGGAATGAAGTTGTGAAAGTACCTTTGACTATTGGCAGTGTGCCGTTGACCGAGCACCTGCAGATGCAGCCAAGGAATCTGCAAAGTTATCCAGCTCAAACTCTTGATGTGGCAGGACTGGAATATTCTTCAGAGATAGCCACAGCGCCTCCTGGCTCTCCAGGCATTC CACCCCCTAACTATGAGGAAGCTGTGCATATGCGTTCTACATTGGGTGGCAAGACCAATGAAGAGTTTGAAGGAAGCGCACCGCCAAATACTATTAGCTTGGATGGCTCCGATTTTAGTCCACGCTAtcccatatttaatattccGACAGCACCCATGGATGTCACggacaataataatgaaaacttTAACAGCGACTCAAATGCAAACAAGGGAACTTGGCTTTGA